The DNA window GTGCTGGCGCGGCACGCGAAGTTGCCGATCTTCATCAACGAACCGTTCGAACGGCTTCCGCTCGGAGACGTGGATCTGGTCTTTGACTTGACCGGCAATCCCACGGTGCAAGCCCGTCTCGAGGCCCTTGCCGGGCGCTCGTTCGACCTCGTGTCCGGGCAGGTCTCGCACCTGCTCTGGAACGTCATCCAAACGCTGGAGGAGCGGGAGATCCAGGTCCGAGAGTACTTGCGGGAACATCAAGTGCTCGCGGAGATCAACCTGATGTTGTCGCGGTCGCAGACCCCGGAGCAAATCTTTGAAGCGATCGTGACCGGGGGAACCCGCATCACCGAGATGCCCTCGGGATCGTTGTCCATCGTCAATCATGAAAAAAACGAGCTGTACTTGGTCGCGGCCAAGGGGTTTTCCTCGGGCTTTTATCGGGACCACGCCGTGTACCCGGTCCGGTCCGGCGGGCTGACCGAGCACATCCTCCGCCAAACCGAACCGGTGGTGGTGCCCAATATCGCGGACTATCCGGCCTTCCAGAACCCCGTGCTGATCAAGGAGGGGATCCGCTCGCTGGTCGCCTTGCCGTTGCTCTCGGACCGCGGCCCGGTCGGCATTCTGTACGTGGATGATTTCAGGCCCCGCACGTTCAGCCCCTCCATCCTGAGCATGTTGAAACCGCTCGCCACCCAGGCTGTGTTGGCCATTCAAAAACAGCAGGCGTTTGAACAAATCAAGACGCTCTCGATCCGGGATCCCTTGACCAACCTCTACAACCGGCGATACCTCAACGAGGTCATGGTCGGCGAGCTGGATCGCGCTGTGCGATTGCGTCAGCCGTTGTCGGTGATCGTGATCGACATCGATTACTTCAAGTCGATCAACGACCGGTGGGGTCATGTGGCGGGCGACCAGGTGCTCCGCGGGTTGGCCCAGGTCCTCTCCCGGTACGTGCGAGCCTACGACACGGTGACGCGGTTTGGCGGTGAAGAATTCGTGATCCTGATGGCCCAAACTGGTGAAGACGAGGCCCTCGCGTTGGCGGAGCGGATTCGGATCGAGGCCGCCAGGGAACGCCTGCTGCCGGATGAAGCGGCGGTGACGTGCAGCTTCGGGGTCAGCACGTTGGGCCGTGACGAGCCGCAGGCGCCGACTCCCGAGGAGCTCATTCATCGCGCGGATCAGGCGCTGTACGAGGCCAAACACGCGGGCCGGAACTGCGTGCGCGTGTTCGGCGCGGTCTGCCGCTGAGTTCGACGGTCACCTCACGCCGACGAGTCCGAACCGAGCCCTCAACCGCGCGCCACCCCAGCGGTGCGGCGGCGCTCCAGCAGCCGTTCCAAGTGGACCTTCATCTCACCGGCTGGAAGGCGGATGCGGTCGCCGTGGCCGGGGAGCACCCACTCGAAGCGATGGTCGAGGAGTTTGGCCACGGACTTCAGCAGGAGCCGCTTGTTCCAGACCAGGTTCTGCGGAGTTCCCAGTTCCTTGAGGTCCCGGTCCCACCAGAGATGATCGCCGGAAAACAGAAATTGCTCGGCATAGAGCAAGGCCATGCTGCCCTTGGTGTGCCCCGGCACGGGAATGATCCGAAACGGCTCCGACACGGTGACCGGCTCGTCGCCTTCCACGATCCACTCCGCGTCCGGAGCGGCCGCGGCATCCGCCCGGTGGATGATCCGGGCGGCGCCGAAGTGCTTCGCGTAGAGGGCTGAGTCGGCCACATCGTCCTGGTGGGTGAGGAAGATATGGCGAATCCCGCCCTGCGCTTCGAACGCCTCCACCAGCGGCCGGAGGTAGCGCGGTGAATCGATCAGCCAATTCCCGGCGGCATGACGGACGAAGTAGCTGTTGCCCCCGAACGATTTCTCGGAGTTGAAGCCGCAGTAATACACGTCGTGAGCCAGATGAAGCGGGAAGCTGGCCAGCGCCTTCTGGAAGCGCGCTTTGTCGCTATGCTCGGCACCGATCGAGCCCACCGGGCAGGCCAACAGGGCTTGATACGCCTGGTACAGTTCATCGTTTCCCTGCGGCTGATTGACCACGGCCGAATTTTCACCGACCTCTCGAAAGCTCGTCGGAGCCAGTTGCCGGCAGGTATCGCAGTTAATGCAAGTGGCATCGACATAGAAACTGCCGGCCACGTTGGTTGGTAATCGTTTCCTCCGATCGGCCATATCTGACTCGCTGGTCACACCGACTGATCATCTTACGGTGCTCGCCCATTATACGGGGGGCGTCGGAGCTATGTCAGGAAGGATACAGCCCGCGACGTGGTGTCTCTCGGCCTCGCCAGATGTTTCCCGAAAACGCTTCTTTTGGGGGATAGGAATGCGCGGCTGATTGGTTTCATGATGAAAACACGGCGGTATGTGAGAGAAGAAGATGAAGCGGCTGATTTTCGCGTTGATCGTCATCAAGATCCTCGGACGACTGCCTCACGGCCGGTGGTGGTAGAGTTAGGATCTCTTCGCGCCGAGGAATCTCATCGCCTCCGCGTACGCGAGCACCACGTGGGGGTCGCGCTGCAAGGCCTGGAAGTAGTGCCCGGAAAACCCTTTGGCGTGTTCCGAGGGCCTGAGCAGCCCACCGGACTGGCTGATCAAGGCCTCCGTCTTCGCTCGCCAACGGCTCCTTCTGGTCCAATATCTCATCGACCGAGACAATGAGAGACGACAGGGGTTGCAGCCAGGCGAACCAGGGATCGCTGGTGAGCAGGTGCAGGAACTGATTCGGCGACTGGATTTTTCCCATCGCCTTTTCGTAACTCACGCGTTCGGAGTCGATGAGCGCCTTGTGCAGGGCCAGCAGCGCGTTGCGGAGTTCGAGCGAGCGGTGCCGAAGGCCTTCAGGCTCCGGTTGCGAGTGCGCGACGCAGACGTCCAGCGGCAGGTCGTACGCCTGACCGCGCGCGAGCTCGGCGCGGATCAGAATATGGCCAACCTGCGGGCCGTTGCCGTGGGTGATGACCATCGGATACCCGCGCCGAATCAATTCAACGACACCCCGGGGTGACCTACGCAGAGTGGCTGCTTGCTCCTCGATGCTCCCGGCTTGGCCTGGTTTTACGAGTGCGTTGCCGCCCAGGGCCAGGAGCAATGGTTCA is part of the Nitrospirota bacterium genome and encodes:
- a CDS encoding MBL fold metallo-hydrolase is translated as MADRRKRLPTNVAGSFYVDATCINCDTCRQLAPTSFREVGENSAVVNQPQGNDELYQAYQALLACPVGSIGAEHSDKARFQKALASFPLHLAHDVYYCGFNSEKSFGGNSYFVRHAAGNWLIDSPRYLRPLVEAFEAQGGIRHIFLTHQDDVADSALYAKHFGAARIIHRADAAAAPDAEWIVEGDEPVTVSEPFRIIPVPGHTKGSMALLYAEQFLFSGDHLWWDRDLKELGTPQNLVWNKRLLLKSVAKLLDHRFEWVLPGHGDRIRLPAGEMKVHLERLLERRRTAGVARG
- a CDS encoding sensor domain-containing diguanylate cyclase; this encodes MVRVLLIGAGKGGQAVLSRLLQFEWVSVVGVHDVDPNAPGLVLARHAKLPIFINEPFERLPLGDVDLVFDLTGNPTVQARLEALAGRSFDLVSGQVSHLLWNVIQTLEEREIQVREYLREHQVLAEINLMLSRSQTPEQIFEAIVTGGTRITEMPSGSLSIVNHEKNELYLVAAKGFSSGFYRDHAVYPVRSGGLTEHILRQTEPVVVPNIADYPAFQNPVLIKEGIRSLVALPLLSDRGPVGILYVDDFRPRTFSPSILSMLKPLATQAVLAIQKQQAFEQIKTLSIRDPLTNLYNRRYLNEVMVGELDRAVRLRQPLSVIVIDIDYFKSINDRWGHVAGDQVLRGLAQVLSRYVRAYDTVTRFGGEEFVILMAQTGEDEALALAERIRIEAARERLLPDEAAVTCSFGVSTLGRDEPQAPTPEELIHRADQALYEAKHAGRNCVRVFGAVCR